In Gemmobacter sp., the sequence GTCGGCGGGGAGGGTTGGTGGAGCCTATCGGGATCGAACCGATGACCTCCTGAATGCAAATCAGGCGCTCTCCCAGCTGAGCTAAGGCCCCGCAAGGAATGCGTGATGCACTCCGCTCTGTCATGAAGGGATATGGGGACGGCCTGGCCGCGTGTGTGAGGCCATGACTGGCCTCGTGCTAAGTGTTTCCTGTAGGCCGATGCATGCATCAACCTGGTGGAAACATCCTTAGAAAGGAGGTGATCCAGCCGCAGGTTCCCCTACGGCTACCTTGTTACGACTTCACCCCAGTCACTGAGCCTACCGTGGCCGGCTGCCTCCCATTGCTGGGTTAGCGCACCGTCGTCGGGTAGACCCAATTCCCATGGTGTGACGGGCGGTGTGTACAAGGCCCGGGAACGTATTCACCGCGTCATGCTGTTACGCGATTACTAGCGATTCCGACTTCATGGGGTCGAGTTGCAGACCCCAATCCGAACTGAGACAGCTTTTTGGGATTGGCCCATTGTCACTGCCATTGTAGCACGTGTGTAGCCCAACCCGTAAGGGCCATGAGGACTTGACGTCATCCACACCTTCCTCCGGCTTATCACCGGCAGTTCTTCCAGAGTGCCCAACTGAATGCTGGCAACTGAAAGTGTGGGTTGCGCTCGTTGCCGGACTTAACCGAACATCTCACGACACGAGCTGACGACAGCCATGCAGCACCTGTGTGAGGGGTCTCTTACGAGAAAGAACCATCTCTGGAACGGTCCCCTCCATGTCAAGGGTTGGTAAGGTTCTGCGCGTTGCTTCGAATTAAACCACATGCTCCACCGCTTGTGCGGGCCCCCGTCAATTCCTTTGAGTTTTAACCTTGCGGCCGTACTCCCCAGGCGGAATGCTTAATCCGTTAGGTGTGACACCGAACAGCATGCTGCCCGACGTCTGGCATTCATCGTTTACGGCGTGGACTACCAGGGTATCTAATCCTGTTTGCTCCCCACGCTTTCGCACCTCAGCGTCAGTATCGAGCCAGTGAGCCGCCTTCGCCACTGGTGTTCCTCCGAATATCTACGAATTTCACCTCTACACTCGGAATTCCACTCACCTCTCTCGACCTCAAGACCAGGAGTTTCAAAGGCAGTTCCAAGGTTGAGCCCTGGGATTTCACCTCTGACTTTCTGATCCGCCTACGTGCGCTTTACGCCCAGTAATTCCGAACAACGCTAGCCCCCTCCGTATTACCGCGGCTGCTGGCACGGAGTTAGCCGGGGCTTCTTCTGCTGGTACCGTCATTATCTTCCCAGCTGAAAGAGCTTTACAACCCTAAGGCCTTCATCGCTCACGCGGCATGGCTAGATCAGGCTTGCGCCCATTGTCTAAGATTCCCCACTGCTGCCTCCCGTAGGAGTCTGGGCCGTGTCTCAGTCCCAGTGTGGCTGATCATCCTCTCAAACCAGCTATGGATCGTCGGCTTGGTAGGCCATTACCCCACCAACTACCTAATCCAACGCGGGCCGATCCTTTGCCGATAAATCTTTCCTCCGAAGAGCGTATACGGTATTACCCCCAGTTTCCCGAGACTATTCCGTAGCAAAGGGTACGTTCCCACGCGTTACTCACCCGTCCGCCGCTCACCCCGAAGGGCGCGCTCGACTTGCATGTGTTAGGCCTGCCGCCAGCGTTCGTTCTGAGCCAGGATCAAACTCTCAAGTTGAAAGACCGTTGCCAGTCTATCCTTGACGTCGAACCTTCGCACATCTGACCCACCCCTCTCAGAGCAGGTCCAGTCTCTACCATGTGCCAAGTTACCAAAGTAACGTGACCCACAAGTAGTGAAGCTGACACTCACATCATCGGCCAAAGCCTAGTGAGCCGATATGCAAACGATCGTCGCCGAAACGACCAAACCGCCCGCATATCCCTTCATCTTCCATCAATGTCAAAGAGCGCAGACACAAAATTCACAGAGCAGCCAATCTCTTGGCGCATCCGCAACCTTGCATCCAGATATTCCTTCGCCACCGCGTTGCCGCCGCAGCTCCCTCAACCTCCCATCCAGTCCCGCTTTCGCTTCGTTCCGTCTGGTCCGTCTCGGTGAAGCGGTGTTTAGGCAGGTTCGGCACCAGCCGCAAGAAGAAAAATTCGCAGAACGGTCATTTTCTTCAGAAAGCTCAAAAATTTCGCAAACGCCCCGGATTGAAGAAACTTCCGAACACCCAACGCCCGCGCTGGGCAATATCTGCAAACGCCTGTCGATCAGGTCGTTCGGGCCCTGCGAATCCGTCCAAGGCGCAGCAGCAGAAGCCCGATCACGATGGCCAGATAGACCATCGGTTCGGGCGGCCAGGCCTTTACCACCAGCATATAGTGCAGCGCGCCGGCCAGGGTGGCGGGCCAGGCCAGCAGGTGCAGCCGCCGCCAGGCCGCGGCGCCCATCCGGCGGATGGCGCCATCGGTGCTGGTCAGCGCCAGCGGCACCAGCAGGGCAAGGGCCAGCATACCCACCGTGATATAGGGCCGCTTCACCAGATCGCGCGCGATCTCGTCCCAGCGCAGCTGGATATCGAGCAGCAGCCAGACCACCAGGTGCAGCGCGGCATAGCCGAACCCCAGCACGCCCAGCGCCCGGCGGAACCGGATCAGGTTCAGCCCCGACGCCCGCAGAATCGGTGTCACGCACAGGGCGGCAATCAGGAATCGCAGCGACCAGATGCCCAGCTCATGTTCCAGCGGCCGCACCGGATCGGGGCCCAGCCGCCCATTGAACAGCGCCCAGACCAGCCACAGCGCCGGCCCCAGCCCGCCCAGCCAGACCACCGCCGTCGGCACCCGGCGCAGCAGCCGGTTCGCCCGCCCGGCCAGCGGCATCAGCATGCCAGGCGGCATCAGTAGAACTTCGCCAGATCCATGCCGGCATACAGCCCTGCCACCTCGTCGGCATAGCCGTTGAACATCAGCGTCTCGCGCCGCTTGGCGAACAGCCCTTCGCCGATGCGGCGTTCGCTGGCCTGGCTCCAGCGCGGATGATCGACCGTCGGGTTCACATTGGCATAGAATCCGTATTCCTGCGGTTGCAGCAGGTTCCAGGTGGTCGGCGGCTCGCGGTCCATCAGGCGGATGCGCACGATCGACTTGATCGACTTGAAGCCGTATTTCCACGGCACGATCACCCGGATCGGCGCGCCGTTCTGTTTTGGCATCGGCTCGCCATACAGTCCCGTCGCCAGCAGGGTCAGCGGATGCATCGCCTCGTCCAGCCGCAGCCCCTCGACATAGGGATAGTCCAGGTTGCCCTTGCGCACGCCCGGCATTTCCTCGGGCCGGGCCAGCGATTCGAAGGCGACGTATTTCGCACCCGCCTGCACGCCCACCCGTTTCAGCAGACCGGCCAGTTCGAAGCCCTGCCAGGGCACCACCATCGACCAGGCCTCGACACAGCGGAACCGATAGATCCGGTCCTCGATCGCCTGGCCCTTCATCACGTCGGCCAGATCATAGCTGCCCGGCCGGTCGACCAGCCCGTCGATCTGCACCGACCAGGGGTCGATGGTCATGGAGCCGGCATGGCGCATCGGATCCTCTTTGCCAAAGCCGAATTCGTAGAAATTGTTGTAGCTGGTGATCGCCTCCAGCGCGGTGGGCGGTTCGTCCACCGAATATTTCGCCTGCGCCGGGCCGGCCAGCGCCAGCGCACCAGCCCCCGCCAGCACCGCCCGGCGCGACAGGAACAGCGATTTCGGTGTCACATCGGACCAGCGCGGATCGGCGGAACGGGGTCGGCGCATCGGAACCTCCTGCGGCTATGATCAGCTTACGCAGCAATTCGCAGGCCGGTGCAAAAGCATTACATCGCTCACACCATCGTGACCCGGTAGACATATTCATATCTGCGCATCATTCTGGATCGGGGCGCCCCCCGCGCCCAAGGAGGAACCCATGTTGCGCAGCCTGATTGCAGTCGGCCTGCTGGCCGCCACCCCGGCTTCGGCCGAATTCATCACCCGCACGGTCGAAGGCGATTTCGACGATATCGCCTTTGCCGTCGAAAGCGCCATCGTCGGCAAGGGGCTGGTGATCGATTCGGTCAGCCATGTCGGCGACATGCTGGAACGCACCAAGGCCGATGTCGGCGGCACCCGCACCCTCTATACCCAAGCCGATGTGTTCAGCTTCTGCTCGGCCAGTATCTCGCGCAAGGTGATGGAGGCCGATCCGGCCAATATCCAGTTCTGCCCCTATGGCATCGCCGTCTATGCCCTGCCCGACCAGCCCGGGCAGGTGACCGTCGGCTACCGCAGCTATCCCGACGGCGCGATGCAGGAGGTGCAGCAGATGCTGGGCGCCATCGTGGCCGAGGCGCTGGATTGATCAGGCCGCCCGGGCCCGGCGAAAGCCCCGCCGCTCGGCCCGGCGGCACCACAGTTCGGCCGCGACCACCGCATCGCGCAGGTTGGAAAACCACGCCACCAGCGGCCGGGCGCGGCGCCCGGACCGGCCCCATTCGCGCAGCACCGAATATTCGCCGAACAGGTTTTCGGTCACCTCGACACGGTAGAACCGCCCCGGCCGGGTGAACAGCAGCGCCAGCACCCTACAGCCCCAGCACGTCGATCATGTCGTATTCGCCGGGCTTCTGGCCCTGCCCCCACAGCGCCGCCTTCAGGGCGCCCCGGGCAAAGATCGTGCGGTCGGTCGCCAGATGGCGCAGCACGATGCGTTCGCCATCGGCGGCAAAGATCACGTCATGCTCGCCCACCACATCGCCGCCCCGGATCGCGGCAAAGCCGATCCGCCCGCGCCCGCGCGCCCCGGTGATGCCATCGCGTCCGCGGTCCGACACCTCGTCCAGCACCACGCCGCGCCCGTCGGCCGCCGCCTGCCCCAGCATCAGCGCGGTGCCCGACGGCGCATCCACCTTCATGCGGTGATGCGCCTCGACCACCTCGATATCCCAGTCGGCATCCAGCGCCGCCGCCACCTTGCGCGTCAGTTGCACCAGCAGGTTCACGCCCAGGCTCATGTTCCCGGCCCGCACGATCACCGCATGGCGCGCCGCCGCCGCGATCCTGGCCAGATGCTCCGCCTCCAGCCCCGTGGTGCCGATCACATGCACGGCCCGCGCCTGCGCGGCCAGCGCCGCGAATTCCACCGTGGCGGCGGGCGCGGTAAAGTCGATCACCGCCTGCGCGCGCGAAAACGCCTCCAGCGCATCATCGGTCACCCGCACGCCCACATCGGCCCCGCCCATGCAGGCGCCCACGTCTCGCCCGACCCACGCATGGCCCGACCGTTCCACACAAGCCACCAGCCGCGCGGCGCCGCTGGCCAGCACCGTTCGGATCAGCATCTGCCCCATCCGGCCCGAGGCCCCAGTGATCACGATCCCCGGCAAGTCAGCCATAGCGCGCCCCGTCCTTTGCCTTTTAAAAAGTACCCTCGGGGGCGCCGGTTGGTGCGCCATTGGTTCAAGAACCAACCGGCGCGGGGCAGACGGCCCCTGGGGCCAGCCACCAGGCTCCACCGCCTCCATACCGCAGGCGAATCGCCGTTGCAAAGCCCCCCGTTGCGGGAAAGCCCGGAAACGCCTATCTGAGAGCGATGGCACAGAACCGCTTTTCCACGGGCCCCGGCCCCTCGCAACGTCAGCTTCGCGTCGGCGAACTCATCCGCCGCACGCTGTCCGACGTGCTGAACCGGGCCGATGTCCACGACCCCGACCTCAACCGTATGTCGATCACGGTCGGAGAGGTCGCGGTTTCCCCCGATCTCAAGATCGCCACCTGTTACGTGATGCCGCTGGGCGGTGGCGATCCGCAGGGCGCCATCACCGCGCTGGCCCGCAACAAGGGCGAGCTGCGCCACCTTGTCGGCAAGGCGCTGACCCTGAAGTTCGCCCCCGACCTGCGGTTCCGGCTGGACGAAACCTTTGACCGGCTGGACGAAACCCGCCGCCTGTTTTCCGACGAACGGGTGCAGCGCGACATTTCCGGGACCGATGACGAAGACGATGATCGCTAAGGCGATTCTCGCGCTGCTGGCCATGGCCGCCCCGGCCCTTGCCGACCCCTGCCGGACCACCACCTTCGAAGGCACCCCCTACGCTGTCTGCGAGGCGCAGGCAGGCCAGGACTTGCGCCTGTTCCTGTCGGCGCCCGACGGCAGCCTGCTGGGCAGCTTCCAGCGCATCGACGATGCGCTGGCACCGCGGCGGCTGGCCTTTGCCATGAACGCCGGCATGTATCATGCCGACCGCAGCCCGGTCGGGCTGTATGTGGAAAACGGGCGCGAATCTGCCGGGCTGGTCACCGCGGCGGGGCCGGGGAACTTCGGCATGCGGCCGAACGGGGTGTTCTGCATCCGCCCCGACGGCAGCTTTGCCATCACCGAATCGCGGGCCTTTGCCGATGCGCGGCCCGACTGCCGCTTTGCCACGCAATCCGGCCCCATGCTGCTGATCGGTGGCGATCTGCACCCGCGTTTCCTGCCCGATTCGCCCTCGCGCTATACCCGCAACGGGGTGGGCATCAGCCCCGATGGCCAGCGCGCGCTGTTCGTCATCTCGGGCGGGCGCGTCAACTTTCACGAATTCGCGCGGTTCTTCCGCGATGGCCTCGGCCTGCGCGATGCGCTGTATTTCGATGGCAACATCTCGCGGCTGTACGCCCCGGGGCTGGGGCGCAACGATTTCGGCTTTCCGATGGGGCCGGTGGTCGGGCTGGTGGCGGACTGACGGGCCTTAGCTGCCCGTCAGCATCGTCCACCAGATCTTGCCGTTCTTTTCCTGGAACAGCGAAAAGCCCATGTTGCGCGCCTCGGGGTTCAGAAGGATGGCGCGTGTGTCGGGATCTTCCATCCAGGCGGCCAGGGTTTCCAGCTCGGTTTCGTAGGTTTCCGAAATCAGCTCGCCCTGCACGGTGCCGATGTAGCCCACGCGCTGCGCCCGCTGGATGGGCGACGACCCGTCGGATCCGAAATGCCAGGGCCGGTTCTGCACCGACATGTCGCGCGCATGGGTGGATGCGGCGGCGTTCAGTTCCGCGTTCAGCTGCAACGGCCCCTGCCCGCGCGATTGCCGGATCGCATTCACCGCATCGGTCATGCGCAGCTGGATGCGGCCCAGGTCGCCTTCGCGAATCTTGTAGACCTGCGGCAGCGGCTTGCCGTCGGGGCCCAGTTGCCCGCCCGTCATCCCGCCCGCGCAGGCCGCCAGGAACAGGGTCGACCCCA encodes:
- the msrQ gene encoding protein-methionine-sulfoxide reductase heme-binding subunit MsrQ, with the protein product MPPGMLMPLAGRANRLLRRVPTAVVWLGGLGPALWLVWALFNGRLGPDPVRPLEHELGIWSLRFLIAALCVTPILRASGLNLIRFRRALGVLGFGYAALHLVVWLLLDIQLRWDEIARDLVKRPYITVGMLALALLVPLALTSTDGAIRRMGAAAWRRLHLLAWPATLAGALHYMLVVKAWPPEPMVYLAIVIGLLLLRLGRIRRARTT
- the msrP gene encoding protein-methionine-sulfoxide reductase catalytic subunit MsrP yields the protein MRRPRSADPRWSDVTPKSLFLSRRAVLAGAGALALAGPAQAKYSVDEPPTALEAITSYNNFYEFGFGKEDPMRHAGSMTIDPWSVQIDGLVDRPGSYDLADVMKGQAIEDRIYRFRCVEAWSMVVPWQGFELAGLLKRVGVQAGAKYVAFESLARPEEMPGVRKGNLDYPYVEGLRLDEAMHPLTLLATGLYGEPMPKQNGAPIRVIVPWKYGFKSIKSIVRIRLMDREPPTTWNLLQPQEYGFYANVNPTVDHPRWSQASERRIGEGLFAKRRETLMFNGYADEVAGLYAGMDLAKFY
- a CDS encoding DUF302 domain-containing protein, with protein sequence MLRSLIAVGLLAATPASAEFITRTVEGDFDDIAFAVESAIVGKGLVIDSVSHVGDMLERTKADVGGTRTLYTQADVFSFCSASISRKVMEADPANIQFCPYGIAVYALPDQPGQVTVGYRSYPDGAMQEVQQMLGAIVAEALD
- a CDS encoding WGR domain-containing protein; the encoded protein is MLALLFTRPGRFYRVEVTENLFGEYSVLREWGRSGRRARPLVAWFSNLRDAVVAAELWCRRAERRGFRRARAA
- the dapB gene encoding 4-hydroxy-tetrahydrodipicolinate reductase; the protein is MADLPGIVITGASGRMGQMLIRTVLASGAARLVACVERSGHAWVGRDVGACMGGADVGVRVTDDALEAFSRAQAVIDFTAPAATVEFAALAAQARAVHVIGTTGLEAEHLARIAAAARHAVIVRAGNMSLGVNLLVQLTRKVAAALDADWDIEVVEAHHRMKVDAPSGTALMLGQAAADGRGVVLDEVSDRGRDGITGARGRGRIGFAAIRGGDVVGEHDVIFAADGERIVLRHLATDRTIFARGALKAALWGQGQKPGEYDMIDVLGL
- the rbfA gene encoding 30S ribosome-binding factor RbfA, whose amino-acid sequence is MAQNRFSTGPGPSQRQLRVGELIRRTLSDVLNRADVHDPDLNRMSITVGEVAVSPDLKIATCYVMPLGGGDPQGAITALARNKGELRHLVGKALTLKFAPDLRFRLDETFDRLDETRRLFSDERVQRDISGTDDEDDDR
- a CDS encoding phosphodiester glycosidase family protein yields the protein MTKTMIAKAILALLAMAAPALADPCRTTTFEGTPYAVCEAQAGQDLRLFLSAPDGSLLGSFQRIDDALAPRRLAFAMNAGMYHADRSPVGLYVENGRESAGLVTAAGPGNFGMRPNGVFCIRPDGSFAITESRAFADARPDCRFATQSGPMLLIGGDLHPRFLPDSPSRYTRNGVGISPDGQRALFVISGGRVNFHEFARFFRDGLGLRDALYFDGNISRLYAPGLGRNDFGFPMGPVVGLVAD
- a CDS encoding CAP domain-containing protein yields the protein MVRREVLLALGSTLFLAACAGGMTGGQLGPDGKPLPQVYKIREGDLGRIQLRMTDAVNAIRQSRGQGPLQLNAELNAAASTHARDMSVQNRPWHFGSDGSSPIQRAQRVGYIGTVQGELISETYETELETLAAWMEDPDTRAILLNPEARNMGFSLFQEKNGKIWWTMLTGS